The Citrifermentans bemidjiense Bem genome window below encodes:
- a CDS encoding TIGR03905 family TSCPD domain-containing protein — MGVGATTNTARQRIHNQKEIDPQMKISYKTSGSCASRIEIEIDNGLIVDTTFVDGCAGNTKAVAALVRGMEVSEAVRRLKGIACQGDTSCPDQLAQALEKAQSDALAS; from the coding sequence GTGGGGGTAGGTGCCACTACCAATACGGCGCGCCAGCGCATTCACAATCAAAAGGAGATCGACCCGCAGATGAAAATCAGCTACAAGACTTCCGGGAGCTGCGCCTCCCGCATCGAGATCGAGATCGACAACGGCCTTATCGTAGACACGACGTTCGTCGACGGCTGCGCCGGCAACACCAAGGCGGTAGCCGCACTGGTGCGCGGCATGGAGGTAAGCGAGGCGGTCAGGAGGCTCAAAGGTATCGCCTGCCAGGGTGACACCTCCTGTCCGGACCAGTTGGCCCAAGCGCTGGAAAAGGCGCAGTCCGACGCCCTCGCATCTTAG
- a CDS encoding enoyl-ACP reductase FabI gives MGLLEGKKALIFGVANDKSIAWAVAEAFRREGAEIALAYAGESVAKRVIPLGESIGASMILPCDVRSDEDIARLFSDVAKQWGGLDLLVHSVAFANKDELKGSFLNTTREGFATALDISAYSLIALAKEAAPLMQGREGSIIAMTYYGAQKVFPNYNVMGVAKAALEASVRYLAEAMGPEGTRVNAISAGPLRTLASAGIGGFGQIAGHVAGKAPLRRNITQEDVANSALYLASPLAGGVSGEIHFVDSGYNIIGL, from the coding sequence ATGGGTTTACTTGAAGGTAAAAAGGCACTGATTTTCGGTGTCGCCAACGACAAAAGCATCGCCTGGGCCGTAGCCGAGGCATTCAGGCGCGAGGGGGCCGAGATCGCCCTGGCCTACGCCGGAGAAAGCGTGGCCAAAAGGGTAATCCCCTTGGGCGAGAGCATCGGGGCGAGCATGATCCTTCCCTGCGACGTGAGAAGCGACGAGGACATCGCCCGGCTCTTCTCCGACGTCGCGAAACAGTGGGGTGGGCTGGACCTCCTGGTGCACTCGGTAGCGTTCGCCAACAAGGACGAACTCAAGGGGTCGTTTTTGAACACCACGCGTGAAGGGTTCGCCACAGCACTCGACATCAGCGCCTATTCCCTCATCGCGCTGGCCAAGGAGGCCGCGCCGCTCATGCAGGGGCGCGAGGGAAGCATCATCGCCATGACCTATTACGGCGCGCAGAAGGTTTTCCCCAACTACAACGTGATGGGGGTTGCCAAGGCCGCGCTTGAGGCAAGCGTGCGTTACCTCGCCGAGGCCATGGGCCCCGAAGGGACCCGCGTCAACGCCATCTCCGCAGGCCCCCTGCGCACCCTCGCCTCGGCGGGCATCGGCGGCTTCGGCCAGATTGCAGGCCACGTCGCCGGCAAGGCGCCGCTTAGGCGCAACATCACCCAGGAGGACGTCGCCAACTCGGCGCTCTACCTCGCCAGCCCGCTCGCCGGCGGGGTGAGCGGGGAGATCCACTTCGTCGACAGCGGCTACAACATCATCGGCCTGTAA